In Gemmatimonadota bacterium, a single window of DNA contains:
- a CDS encoding helix-turn-helix transcriptional regulator: MNLEAWMRATSLTDAAMAGRIGVSTFAVRKYRRAERIPTPQIMARIVEATAGQVTANDFYAQHPDTTRAA; encoded by the coding sequence ATGAACCTTGAAGCATGGATGCGGGCCACGAGTTTGACCGATGCCGCGATGGCCGGTCGGATCGGGGTTTCGACATTCGCGGTCCGGAAGTATCGGCGCGCTGAGCGCATTCCGACGCCGCAGATCATGGCGCGGATCGTCGAGGCGACTGCGGGGCAGGTCACGGCCAATGACTTCTACGCCCAGCATCCCGACACGACGAGAGCCGCGTGA
- a CDS encoding helix-turn-helix transcriptional regulator gives MNDAEIGARVRAAREAQGLTRPAMTSLVAASESQIRKLEDGDRRWTLDWLSRFSRALGVPVAELVGPEPLPEEHGAGPLASGASGEEDHTPADLLSGALIDERGGNRRGAVRRVRAYLGLIGEDERPPRARRRPS, from the coding sequence ATGAACGACGCAGAGATCGGCGCCCGAGTCCGGGCGGCCCGCGAGGCGCAGGGCCTCACGCGGCCAGCCATGACGTCGCTCGTCGCGGCCAGCGAATCCCAGATACGGAAACTTGAGGACGGCGACCGGCGCTGGACGCTCGACTGGCTCAGCCGGTTCTCCCGCGCCCTCGGGGTGCCGGTGGCGGAACTCGTCGGTCCCGAACCGCTCCCCGAGGAACACGGGGCCGGGCCGCTAGCGAGCGGAGCGTCCGGGGAAGAAGATCACACGCCCGCCGATCTGCTGTCCGGCGCGCTGATCGACGAGCGGGGCGGAAACCGCCGCGGGGCCGTTCGACGGGTGCGGGCGTACCTTGGGCTTATCGGAGAAGATGAACGGCCGCCACGGGCACGGCGACGGCCCTCCTAG